One region of Symbiobacterium terraclitae genomic DNA includes:
- a CDS encoding radical SAM/SPASM domain-containing protein, with translation MRLSSYTIFVPLERTGGTVLVHGISGAVDRVGGDWARNMRAMRWDLFSEQDLAYMMRRGYITRKTVAEERETALRIGRRLRDRAAHSASFILVPTLGCNLGCAYCFQNFLRAGGAASPSLSTEMADAAFRAMAALQKRRGARVSRILLFGGEPLLAANRPVLEHVFRRGMELGYRFDAVTNGTELHHFRGWLGPGRLESVQITLDGPPEVHDRQRRTPDGRGTYWRIKRNVDLALAQGVRVSLRVNAGWESLGSVPDLVAEFDRYGWLGHGLFAAYCAPIRGEGGQGESARLQRAVIRLVREVNAVYRPRFGRDVLAVAGGALRRKVAHLLGERLLAALTPAYCGAHLNMFVLAADGGVYTCWEAIGVPGGRVGRFWPELELDEDRLGRWLERHGLSIPACQTCRYVFFCSGGCGIRALQRGDGFDSAFCDGFAELFRCHVEQAVALRDDLSGVPVHRELGY, from the coding sequence ATGAGGCTCAGCAGTTACACCATCTTCGTCCCCCTGGAGCGCACCGGCGGGACGGTTCTGGTGCACGGCATCTCCGGCGCCGTGGACCGGGTCGGCGGCGACTGGGCACGGAACATGCGGGCCATGCGCTGGGACCTCTTCTCGGAACAGGACCTCGCATACATGATGCGCCGCGGCTACATCACGCGCAAGACGGTCGCGGAAGAGCGGGAGACGGCCCTCCGGATCGGCCGCCGGCTGCGGGACAGGGCCGCGCACAGCGCCAGCTTCATCCTCGTGCCCACGCTCGGGTGCAACCTCGGCTGCGCCTACTGCTTCCAGAACTTCCTGCGCGCCGGCGGGGCCGCGTCGCCGTCGCTGAGCACGGAGATGGCCGACGCCGCCTTCCGGGCGATGGCCGCGCTGCAGAAACGCAGGGGCGCACGGGTGAGCCGCATCCTGCTGTTCGGCGGCGAGCCGCTGCTGGCCGCCAACCGCCCGGTGCTCGAACACGTCTTCCGGAGGGGGATGGAGCTCGGCTACCGCTTCGACGCGGTGACCAACGGCACCGAGCTGCACCACTTCCGCGGCTGGCTGGGCCCCGGCAGGCTGGAGTCGGTCCAGATCACCCTGGACGGCCCGCCGGAGGTCCACGACCGGCAGCGGCGAACCCCGGACGGCCGGGGTACGTACTGGCGGATCAAGCGCAACGTCGACCTGGCGCTTGCGCAGGGGGTCCGGGTCTCGCTGCGCGTCAACGCGGGCTGGGAGAGCCTCGGTTCCGTCCCGGACCTGGTGGCCGAGTTCGACCGGTACGGCTGGCTGGGGCACGGGCTCTTCGCGGCCTACTGCGCCCCCATCCGCGGGGAGGGCGGCCAGGGCGAGTCCGCCAGGCTGCAGCGGGCGGTCATCCGGCTGGTCCGGGAGGTGAACGCCGTCTACCGTCCCCGCTTTGGGCGCGACGTGCTGGCCGTGGCCGGCGGCGCGCTGCGCAGGAAGGTCGCGCACCTCCTCGGCGAGCGGCTGCTGGCCGCGCTCACACCCGCCTACTGCGGCGCCCACCTGAACATGTTCGTCCTCGCGGCCGACGGCGGCGTGTACACCTGCTGGGAGGCGATCGGCGTGCCCGGCGGCAGGGTGGGACGCTTCTGGCCGGAGCTGGAGCTGGACGAGGACCGCCTCGGCCGCTGGCTGGAGCGGCACGGGCTCAGCATCCCCGCCTGCCAGACGTGCCGCTACGTGTTCTTCTGCAGCGGCGGCTGCGGGATCCGTGCGCTCCAGCGCGGCGACGGGTTCGACAGCGCCTTCTGCGACGGGTTCGCCGAACTGTTCCGCTGCCACGTGGAGCAGGCGGTCGCGCTGCGCGACGACCTGTCCGGCGTGCCCGTCCACCGGGAGCTCGGCTATTGA
- a CDS encoding Rne/Rng family ribonuclease, which produces MQKEILVTVDIDETRAAVLEDGELVEIYIERPVHQRIVGNIYKGKVENVLPGMQAAFVDIGLERNSFLYVDDAQPGRAQVEGEEVSARGGQRLTIKDLVKTGQEVLVQVAKEPIGTKGARVTRNITLPGRFLVLMPQVDYVGVSRRITDERERERLKQIAQSVKPKGMGLIVRTVAEGAGEEELAHDAAFLERHWQQIAARAATVRAPALVHHDLGLIHRLVRDGLDDTVSLFMVDQRAAYDTAIEVVELHAPQFRDRIKLYTRTDQTLFDYYGVEMEIEKAMRKRVWLKSGGYIVIDQTEALTAIDVNTGKFVGSTNLADTVFKTNMEAAREIARQLRLRDIGGIIIIDFIDMDRPDHRQQVIQALEQELKRDRTRANILGLTQLGLLEMTRKKSRQNLSEALTRPCHYCDGRGKIFNEETMAHRVRAEIRRIMKQSSSEAILMEVHPSVAALLIGPGGANLRALENELARTIYIRGNSEIHQESWSLKALGTREEVEARALPVTAGQVIDLRIDEAHATNPSDGIARVDGYVIDVADAGRLAGKVVRVEIVKAYRTYAKGRLVEG; this is translated from the coding sequence ATGCAAAAGGAGATTCTCGTCACCGTCGACATCGATGAGACCCGCGCGGCCGTGCTCGAGGACGGCGAACTGGTCGAGATCTACATCGAGCGGCCGGTTCACCAGCGCATTGTCGGCAACATCTACAAGGGAAAGGTCGAGAACGTGCTGCCGGGCATGCAGGCGGCCTTCGTCGACATCGGCCTCGAGCGCAACTCGTTCCTCTACGTGGACGATGCGCAGCCCGGCCGTGCCCAGGTAGAGGGCGAGGAGGTCTCCGCCCGGGGCGGGCAGCGCCTCACCATCAAGGACCTGGTGAAGACCGGCCAGGAGGTCCTCGTGCAGGTGGCCAAGGAGCCCATCGGCACCAAGGGCGCCCGGGTGACCCGCAACATCACGCTGCCCGGCCGATTCCTGGTGCTGATGCCCCAGGTGGACTACGTCGGCGTCAGCCGGCGCATCACCGATGAGCGGGAGCGGGAGCGGCTGAAGCAGATCGCCCAGTCCGTCAAGCCCAAGGGCATGGGCCTGATCGTCCGCACCGTGGCCGAGGGGGCCGGGGAGGAGGAGTTGGCCCACGACGCCGCCTTCCTGGAGCGCCACTGGCAGCAGATCGCCGCCAGGGCGGCGACGGTGAGGGCGCCGGCCCTGGTCCACCACGACCTGGGCCTGATCCACCGGCTCGTGCGCGACGGCCTCGACGACACGGTCAGCCTGTTCATGGTGGACCAGCGGGCCGCGTACGACACCGCCATCGAGGTGGTGGAGCTGCATGCCCCCCAGTTCCGGGACCGCATCAAGCTTTATACCCGCACCGACCAGACCCTCTTCGACTACTACGGCGTCGAGATGGAGATCGAGAAGGCCATGCGCAAGCGGGTCTGGCTGAAGAGCGGCGGCTACATCGTCATCGACCAGACCGAGGCGCTCACCGCCATCGACGTGAACACCGGCAAGTTCGTCGGCTCCACCAACCTGGCGGACACCGTCTTCAAGACCAACATGGAGGCCGCCCGGGAGATCGCGCGCCAGCTGCGCCTCAGGGACATCGGCGGCATCATCATCATCGACTTCATCGACATGGACCGGCCCGACCACCGGCAGCAGGTGATCCAGGCCCTGGAGCAGGAACTGAAGCGCGACCGCACGCGGGCCAACATCCTGGGCCTCACACAGCTCGGCCTCCTGGAGATGACCCGCAAGAAGTCGCGGCAGAACCTGAGCGAGGCGCTCACCAGGCCGTGCCACTACTGCGACGGCAGGGGCAAGATCTTCAACGAGGAGACCATGGCGCACCGGGTCCGGGCGGAGATCCGGCGCATCATGAAGCAGTCCTCCAGCGAGGCGATCCTGATGGAGGTGCACCCCTCGGTGGCCGCCCTGCTCATCGGCCCCGGCGGTGCGAACCTCAGGGCGCTGGAGAACGAGCTGGCCCGGACGATCTACATCCGCGGCAACAGCGAGATCCACCAGGAGTCGTGGAGCCTGAAGGCGCTGGGCACCCGGGAGGAGGTGGAGGCGCGGGCGCTGCCGGTGACCGCGGGCCAGGTGATCGACCTGCGCATCGACGAGGCCCACGCCACCAACCCCAGCGACGGCATCGCCCGGGTGGACGGCTACGTCATCGACGTGGCCGACGCCGGCCGGCTGGCGGGAAAGGTCGTGCGGGTGGAGATCGTGAAGGCCTACCGCACCTATGCCAAGGGCAGACTTGTAGAGGGATGA
- a CDS encoding DUF4342 domain-containing protein, translating to MEEREKLAKMDLLRARFDISYARAREVLEANDWDAVLATIQLEQEQATAQAAPGGFTEELKVSGRDLVETLKRILHEGNVTRIIVRDPKGIEILNLPVTGAVVFALILPVLTALGAVVILAMDYTVVVERKY from the coding sequence ATGGAGGAGCGGGAGAAGCTCGCGAAGATGGACCTGCTGCGCGCCAGGTTCGACATCTCTTACGCCCGGGCGCGGGAGGTCCTGGAGGCCAACGACTGGGACGCCGTGCTGGCGACGATCCAGCTGGAGCAGGAGCAGGCGACGGCGCAGGCCGCCCCCGGCGGCTTCACCGAGGAGCTGAAGGTCAGCGGCCGCGACCTGGTGGAGACCCTGAAGCGGATCCTGCACGAGGGGAATGTCACCCGGATCATCGTCCGGGATCCGAAGGGGATCGAGATCCTCAATCTGCCCGTCACCGGCGCCGTGGTCTTCGCCCTGATCCTGCCGGTGCTGACCGCGCTGGGCGCCGTGGTCATCCTGGCGATGGACTACACCGTCGTGGTGGAGCGGAAGTACTGA
- the obgE gene encoding GTPase ObgE, which produces MFVDVARIYVKGGDGGRGSNSVRREKYIPEGGPWGGDGGRGGNVVFVVDPGLNTLVDFKYQKHFKAERGEHGGTKGMHGRKGEDLVVKVPPGTVVKDDDTGEVLFDLVEPGQRVVVARGGRGGRGNMRFATPTNKCPTFYEKGEPGEERWLLLELKVVADVGLVGFPNAGKSTFLSAVSAARPKIANYPFTTLNPVLGVVEVGDGRSFVIADIPGLIEGAHQGVGLGHEFLRHVERTKVLIHVLDGAGTEGRDPLQDFDVIQHELRAYNPELADRPTLVAFNKMDLPEARENLPRVQAELEARGYRVFPISGATREGFRPLLAAAADLIAAWQPPEPAAPAEEKVYRPKEDDWRVYRYGGVWHVEGKEIERLVAMTMWENDEAVSRFLKILKLKGVERALREAGAEDGDTVRVYGIEFELTDDPA; this is translated from the coding sequence ATGTTTGTGGATGTCGCCCGCATCTACGTGAAGGGCGGCGACGGGGGGCGGGGCTCCAACTCGGTCCGCCGGGAGAAGTACATCCCCGAGGGCGGGCCGTGGGGCGGTGACGGCGGGCGCGGCGGCAACGTCGTCTTCGTCGTGGACCCGGGGCTGAACACCCTCGTCGACTTCAAGTACCAGAAGCACTTCAAGGCCGAGCGGGGCGAGCACGGCGGCACGAAGGGCATGCACGGCCGCAAGGGCGAGGACCTGGTGGTCAAGGTGCCGCCGGGCACCGTGGTCAAGGACGACGACACCGGCGAGGTGCTCTTCGACCTGGTGGAGCCCGGGCAGCGCGTCGTCGTGGCCCGGGGCGGCCGGGGCGGGCGCGGCAACATGCGCTTCGCCACGCCCACCAACAAGTGCCCCACGTTCTACGAAAAGGGCGAGCCGGGAGAAGAGCGCTGGCTGCTCCTGGAGCTGAAGGTGGTGGCAGACGTCGGGCTGGTCGGCTTCCCCAACGCGGGCAAGTCCACCTTCCTTTCTGCCGTGAGCGCCGCCCGGCCCAAGATCGCCAACTACCCCTTCACTACCCTGAACCCCGTCCTCGGCGTGGTCGAGGTGGGCGACGGCCGCTCCTTCGTCATCGCCGACATCCCCGGCCTGATCGAGGGAGCGCACCAGGGGGTGGGCCTGGGCCACGAGTTCCTGCGCCACGTGGAGCGCACGAAGGTGCTGATCCACGTACTGGACGGCGCCGGCACCGAGGGCCGCGACCCGCTGCAGGACTTCGACGTGATCCAGCACGAGCTGCGCGCCTACAACCCGGAGCTGGCCGACCGGCCGACCCTCGTGGCCTTCAACAAGATGGACCTGCCCGAGGCCCGGGAGAACCTGCCCCGCGTGCAGGCGGAGCTGGAGGCGCGGGGCTACCGGGTGTTCCCGATCTCCGGCGCCACCCGCGAGGGGTTCCGCCCGCTGCTCGCGGCCGCGGCGGACCTGATCGCCGCCTGGCAGCCGCCCGAGCCGGCGGCCCCCGCGGAGGAGAAGGTCTACCGGCCGAAGGAGGACGACTGGCGGGTCTACCGCTACGGCGGCGTCTGGCACGTGGAGGGCAAGGAGATCGAGCGGCTGGTGGCCATGACGATGTGGGAGAACGACGAGGCGGTGAGCCGCTTCCTCAAGATCCTGAAGCTGAAGGGCGTCGAGCGCGCCCTCCGGGAGGCGGGGGCGGAGGACGGCGACACCGTAAGGGTATACGGCATCGAGTTCGAGTTGACGGACGATCCCGCGTGA
- the rplU gene encoding 50S ribosomal protein L21 — protein MTYAIVETGGKQYRVQVGDTLRVEKLGAAEGESVVFDKVLAIGKDGQVTVGTPYVDGAKVTAKVAAQGKAPKIIVFKYKAKSNYRRKSGHRQPFTAVTIEAIEG, from the coding sequence TTGACTTACGCGATCGTGGAGACCGGTGGCAAGCAGTATCGGGTCCAGGTGGGCGACACCCTGCGGGTGGAGAAGCTCGGGGCCGCCGAGGGCGAGAGCGTCGTCTTCGACAAGGTCCTGGCGATTGGCAAGGACGGCCAGGTGACCGTCGGCACGCCGTACGTGGACGGGGCCAAGGTGACCGCCAAGGTCGCCGCCCAGGGCAAGGCGCCGAAGATCATCGTCTTCAAGTACAAGGCCAAGTCCAACTACCGCCGGAAGTCCGGCCACCGGCAGCCCTTCACTGCGGTGACCATCGAGGCCATCGAGGGGTAG
- the rpmA gene encoding 50S ribosomal protein L27, translating to MFLQLFASKKGVGSTKNGRDSNPKYLGVKRSDGQIVTVGEIIVRQRGTKIHPGANVGRGKDDTLFALADGIVKFSRKGADRKQVSVLPIELALEA from the coding sequence ATGTTCCTGCAGCTTTTCGCCAGCAAGAAGGGCGTTGGTTCGACCAAGAACGGTCGTGATTCGAACCCCAAATACCTGGGTGTGAAGCGGAGCGACGGCCAGATCGTCACCGTGGGTGAGATCATCGTTCGGCAGCGGGGCACCAAGATTCACCCCGGCGCGAACGTCGGCCGCGGCAAGGACGACACCCTGTTCGCCCTGGCCGACGGCATCGTGAAGTTCAGCCGCAAGGGCGCCGACCGGAAGCAGGTTTCGGTCCTGCCCATCGAGCTCGCCCTCGAGGCGTAA
- a CDS encoding glycerol-3-phosphate dehydrogenase/oxidase, which yields MNRTEMIQRLASEPFDLLVVGGGITGAGVAREAALRGLKVGLVEANDFAYATSSRSTKLIHGGLRYLKNFEFRLVRESVVERQNLLFMAPHLVKATEFLFPVYEGDPDPLWMLHVGLTLYDWFAGRTNPIPHRMLKPGPLREREPWLRADRLQGGALYADCRTDDGRLTLEVIQSAAAHGAAVANYVKLTGFRKDGRGQIVGATVADQLSGEAFDVRASRVVAAAGPWADAVRRLDDPGAPSILRLTKGVHLVVPHRRLPIRHAVVMRGRDGRMMFAVPSGDCTYIGTTDTDHHGDPAAYSIARADVDYVVDAARRLFPEAGLSEEDIIAGWSGFRPLLKPENEANPSATSRDYKLFRTDSGLVTVGGGKLTAFRAMASHIVDDVFPATRSEAHLAASTALLPGAQGKLPDEQQKRRLAGEIGTAGSLIDRLADRYGTALAQVADEARAVSAPDPELRWRLAQARHAVKAEMAVHLLDVVQRRTDLMLFTPHNGRPYLPALADEMGALLGWSEAQKQAEIAATERELDAMFAWKRENGATAAV from the coding sequence ATGAACCGGACGGAGATGATCCAGCGCCTCGCCTCAGAACCCTTCGACCTCTTGGTGGTCGGCGGCGGCATCACGGGGGCCGGAGTCGCCCGCGAGGCCGCGCTGCGGGGGCTGAAGGTGGGGCTCGTCGAAGCCAACGACTTCGCCTACGCCACCAGCAGCCGGTCCACCAAGCTGATCCACGGCGGCCTCCGCTATCTGAAGAACTTCGAGTTCCGCCTGGTGCGGGAGTCGGTCGTGGAGCGGCAGAACCTGCTGTTCATGGCGCCCCACCTGGTCAAGGCCACGGAGTTCCTCTTCCCGGTCTACGAGGGCGACCCCGACCCGCTCTGGATGCTGCACGTCGGCCTCACCCTCTACGACTGGTTCGCCGGCAGGACCAACCCGATTCCGCACCGGATGCTGAAGCCCGGGCCGCTGCGGGAGCGGGAGCCCTGGCTGCGCGCCGACCGGCTCCAGGGAGGCGCCCTGTACGCAGACTGCCGCACGGACGACGGCCGCCTCACCCTCGAGGTCATCCAGTCCGCTGCCGCCCACGGCGCCGCGGTGGCCAACTACGTGAAGCTGACCGGCTTCCGCAAGGACGGCCGCGGCCAGATCGTCGGGGCCACGGTGGCGGACCAGCTCAGCGGCGAGGCCTTCGACGTCCGGGCGTCCCGCGTGGTGGCCGCCGCGGGTCCCTGGGCCGACGCGGTGCGCCGCCTGGACGACCCCGGCGCCCCGTCCATCCTGCGCCTCACGAAGGGCGTCCACCTGGTGGTGCCGCACCGCCGCCTGCCCATCAGGCACGCGGTCGTGATGCGGGGCCGCGACGGCCGCATGATGTTCGCGGTGCCCTCCGGCGACTGCACCTACATCGGCACCACCGATACCGACCACCACGGCGACCCCGCTGCCTATTCGATTGCGCGGGCAGACGTCGACTACGTGGTGGACGCCGCCCGCCGCCTCTTCCCCGAGGCCGGGCTGAGCGAGGAGGACATCATCGCGGGCTGGTCGGGCTTCCGGCCGCTCCTGAAGCCCGAGAACGAGGCGAACCCTTCGGCGACCTCCCGGGACTACAAGCTCTTCCGCACCGACTCGGGGCTGGTGACGGTCGGCGGCGGGAAGCTGACCGCCTTCCGGGCGATGGCCAGCCACATCGTCGACGACGTCTTCCCCGCGACCCGGAGCGAGGCGCACCTGGCGGCCAGCACAGCCCTCCTGCCCGGAGCGCAGGGCAAGCTGCCCGACGAGCAGCAGAAGCGCCGGCTGGCCGGGGAGATCGGCACCGCCGGCAGCCTGATCGACCGGCTGGCCGACCGCTACGGCACGGCCCTGGCGCAGGTAGCCGACGAGGCCCGGGCTGTCTCCGCGCCCGACCCGGAGCTGCGCTGGCGGCTGGCCCAGGCCCGGCATGCCGTCAAGGCCGAGATGGCCGTCCACCTCCTCGACGTGGTGCAGCGGCGCACCGACCTGATGCTCTTCACGCCGCACAACGGCCGGCCTTACCTGCCTGCCCTCGCCGACGAGATGGGCGCCCTGCTCGGCTGGAGCGAGGCGCAGAAGCAGGCGGAGATCGCTGCCACCGAGCGGGAGCTGGACGCCATGTTCGCCTGGAAGCGGGAGAACGGGGCAACCGCAGCGGTATAG
- a CDS encoding ribosomal-processing cysteine protease Prp, which produces MITVRVGRAEDGSVVSLRTEGHAGYADPGEDIVCAAVTALVVTALIGLKRVAGHPHEGRASSGKAWCRLLPGGTPESRLKAVAILETVVLGLKDIAKDYKDYVRVTEGG; this is translated from the coding sequence GTGATCACGGTCCGGGTGGGCCGGGCGGAGGACGGCTCGGTCGTCTCGCTGCGCACCGAGGGGCACGCCGGCTACGCGGACCCGGGCGAGGACATCGTCTGCGCCGCGGTCACTGCGCTGGTGGTGACGGCGCTCATCGGGCTCAAGCGGGTTGCCGGTCACCCCCACGAGGGCCGGGCCTCGTCAGGGAAGGCCTGGTGCAGGCTGCTGCCCGGCGGCACTCCGGAGTCCCGGCTCAAGGCCGTGGCGATTCTCGAAACCGTGGTCCTCGGCCTCAAGGATATTGCGAAGGATTACAAGGATTATGTCCGCGTGACGGAGGGAGGCTAA
- the yhbY gene encoding ribosome assembly RNA-binding protein YhbY produces MELRGKQKRFLRAMGVTMNPILTIGKEGVTEGVIAQADGALRARELIKGRVLQTAPDEPEAIAAEVAGRTDAALVQVVGRNFLLFRRNPEEPKIELPD; encoded by the coding sequence GTGGAGCTGCGCGGCAAGCAGAAGCGATTCCTGCGGGCGATGGGCGTGACGATGAACCCGATCCTGACCATCGGCAAGGAGGGCGTCACCGAGGGCGTGATCGCCCAGGCCGACGGCGCCCTCAGGGCGCGTGAGCTGATCAAGGGGCGGGTGCTGCAGACCGCCCCCGACGAGCCAGAGGCGATCGCGGCGGAGGTCGCAGGGCGCACCGACGCCGCCCTGGTACAGGTGGTGGGGCGGAACTTCCTGCTCTTCCGCCGGAATCCCGAGGAGCCCAAGATCGAACTGCCCGACTGA